In Streptomyces sp. RFCAC02, the following proteins share a genomic window:
- the xseA gene encoding exodeoxyribonuclease VII large subunit, translating to MAVTTSAETPIPVGDVSRLIGGWIDRLGAVWVEGQITQLSRRPGFGVVFLTLRDPARDVSLRVTCYRAVFDKVADVMREGARIVVHAKPEWYAPRGELSLRATEIRAVGMGELLLRLERLKRELAAEGLFAPERKRRLPFLPGCVGLVTGRASAAERDVLENARLRWPAVRFAVRNVAVQGVHAVPQVVAAVRELDADPAVDVIVVARGGGSVEDLLPFSDEELVRAVAACGTPVVSAIGHEPDAPLLDLVADLRASTPTDAAKRVVPDVGEEVARVRELRDRARRVLASRVDREERGLAAARSRPALAAPHRLVDGRAEQVADLVARSRRTLGHLLDRAAADVEHTRARVVALSPAATLKRGYAVLQRTDGAAVRAVGDIAPGDVLRARVADGAFGVRVGDEPAETGIGWRA from the coding sequence AGGGTGGATCGACCGGCTCGGCGCCGTGTGGGTGGAGGGGCAGATCACGCAGCTGTCCCGGCGCCCGGGCTTCGGGGTGGTCTTCCTCACGCTGCGCGATCCGGCGCGGGACGTGTCGCTGCGCGTGACGTGCTACCGGGCCGTGTTCGACAAGGTCGCCGACGTGATGCGCGAGGGCGCGCGGATCGTCGTGCACGCCAAGCCCGAGTGGTACGCGCCGCGCGGTGAGCTGTCGCTGCGCGCGACGGAGATCAGGGCCGTCGGCATGGGGGAGCTGCTGCTGCGGCTGGAGCGGCTGAAACGGGAGCTCGCGGCCGAGGGGCTGTTCGCCCCGGAGCGCAAGCGGCGGCTGCCGTTCCTGCCGGGGTGCGTGGGGCTGGTGACGGGCCGCGCGTCCGCGGCCGAGCGCGACGTCCTGGAGAACGCGCGGCTCCGCTGGCCCGCCGTCCGCTTCGCCGTGCGGAACGTGGCCGTCCAGGGTGTGCACGCCGTGCCGCAGGTTGTGGCGGCGGTGCGCGAGCTGGACGCCGACCCGGCCGTGGACGTGATCGTGGTGGCGCGCGGCGGCGGGAGCGTGGAGGACCTGCTGCCGTTCTCCGACGAGGAACTGGTGCGGGCCGTCGCGGCCTGCGGGACCCCCGTCGTCTCCGCCATCGGGCACGAGCCGGACGCGCCGCTGCTCGACCTGGTGGCCGACCTGCGGGCCTCCACGCCGACGGACGCGGCGAAGCGCGTGGTGCCGGACGTGGGCGAGGAGGTGGCGCGCGTGCGGGAGCTGCGGGACCGTGCGCGGCGGGTGCTGGCGTCGCGCGTCGACCGCGAGGAGCGGGGCCTCGCCGCGGCGCGGAGCCGTCCCGCCCTGGCCGCGCCGCACCGGCTGGTGGACGGGCGCGCGGAGCAGGTCGCGGATCTCGTCGCGCGCTCCCGGCGCACGCTGGGGCATCTGCTGGACCGGGCGGCGGCCGATGTGGAGCACACGCGGGCGCGCGTCGTGGCGCTGTCCCCCGCGGCGACCCTGAAGCGGGGGTACGCGGTCCTCCAGCGGACGGACGGGGCGGCCGTGCGGGCCGTCGGGGACATCGCCCCGGGGGACGTGCTGCGGGCGCGCGTGGCGGACGGGGCGTTCGGTGTACGGGTCGGGGATGAGCCGGCAGAGACGGGCATAGGGTGGCGGGCGTGA